The DNA segment CTCATAACCGACAAGCACAACAGCACCCTCCACTTCTCCGCGGACAGCGATTCAGCAATAGTAAAGGGCCTTCTGGCACTGCTGCTCAAGGTGCTTAACGATCAATCGCCCAGCGAAATAGCCTCGGCGGATCTGTACTTCACCGAAAAGATCGGACTGACCAGCAACCTCTCACCCTCCCGCGCGAACGGCCTGGCAACGATCATCTCGCAGATAAAGGAACACGCCCGGGCACACTCATAGCAACCAAAACAAAAAAGGCCGGCATATAAATACCGGCCTCTGATCATCATTATTTCCTGGCTGTTCTATCAGCCGACATCCGCAAGATTAAGCTCTTTCGCCGCCTTCGTCTCATCCAGCCTGCCGACTGCGGTCGTCAACGGCGCCTTTGTCAGCTCATCAGGCTCAGCCTCGGCCTTTTTCGCGATCCGGATCATCGCCTCGATAAAGCCGTCAATGGTCTCCTTGCTCTCCGTCTCGGTCGGCTCGACCATAAGAGCTTCCTTCACGATAAGCGGGAAGTACATCGTCGGCGGATGATACCCTTCGTCGATCAGCCCCTTCGCGATATCCATGCCGTGAACATCATGCTCGTTTTGCTTGCTCGCACTGAACACACATTCGTGCTTGCACACCTTGTCGACGGCGATCTCAAAATAGGGCTTGAGCTTTTCCTTGATGTAGTTCGCATTGAGAACCGCGTTCTCAGCGATCCTCGGCAACCCCTCCTTGCCGCACATCAGAATGTATGCATACGCACGAAGCACGATACCAAAGTTGCCGTAGAACGGCGCGATATATCCAATCGAATTCGGTCT comes from the Anaerohalosphaera lusitana genome and includes:
- a CDS encoding SufE family protein; translation: MTINEIQDKIIAEMSQLDDWFDVYEYLIELGKSHPAMDESLKTQENALPGCQSKVWLITDKHNSTLHFSADSDSAIVKGLLALLLKVLNDQSPSEIASADLYFTEKIGLTSNLSPSRANGLATIISQIKEHARAHS